AAAACCTGAAAAACCTACTAATGTTACATACTTACATTAGATTAGTGGGGGGTATCTAGAACTCGTGTCTACTTCGATGAGAAAATTATCATACGGATCGAATTACCACATCAAGCTAAACCGAAATATTTCCAATTTTAAGTCACTACTACCAAGTTCGATCCGAATGATACTATTCTTTGATCGAGAAGTAATTCAACACTTACCGGAGAGAGCGATCATGTCGTTAAGGCTAAGGCCGTTTTTGGCGAATAGCGAAGTGAGTTGGTTGACATTATCCGTCGGATGTGGCAACTTCCCTCCGACGCTTGCTGCCGTGGAAGATAGTCCATCTAGCCTTCCCAATTCCACGTCATATTTTGGTCCACCCGcctatatataatgaattttatataataacttacaagttacaataatgttttaatttaacaaaCCATGATActgtattatataaaataagaatgAGTTACTAACAAGATTAACGACGTCACGAGTGGCCATCGTGAGAATATCAGCGCAAGAAACTTTGTTACGACAATTTGCGACGGCATCGAGAGCTTCTTTAGCTTTAATGACGGTGTCGAATCCATCTCCGGCCAACGATAAATTTTCCTCGTGATCCTTCTCCGCCTTATTATTATTTGTCGACGCTATCATCACCGATGCATCACACCCCTATGATATTAGCCAATCAATTTATCCATAAATTAcacaaaaaataatgaaataatttcaCGCAAGCAAATAAAATGATCAATAAAAAAACGTTTTACGTTGACGAAACAATCATGGAAATAAAGGCGTAGAGTGGCGGGAATGGTGGTGAAAGTTTGCTGGACTTTTTTCTGAACGGCGTTTCTGACGATTTGTTCGACGTTAGGGCAACTTCCGGCGTAGAAGTTGCGCCGGAGTTGAGCGGAGGCGAGGTTAAGAacgagaaaaagagagataagaagTAACAAGAGACTCGTTCTGTTCACCGCAGCcatgtttttttacaaaaaaaatatttttattcttaattaatatgtatatacatgAATAAAGTGAGAGGGATCTTCATATATAGGCTTTAGTGTGGTGCGCACAAGTAGCGCCGGCCAGCTTGCATTCATTtcatttaaatgaaaaagactAAATACTTTCTAAGTTTGGCATCATTTGATGGTTTTTTTACGACTGAtttctaagtattttttttttgtttggttatattcaaatatttgatttgtatttGAATGTAAGACCTTTGCAATGtaattatttgttgtattttaacGATATTTTTAAATGAATTGATCCGTTTGTTGTAAATATCgttctatatattaaatgttTCTATCAATGTTGTGTGCGATATGATCACAAGAATAATCTATATGAGGGAATAGAGAGTGGTGGGGATTGAGAGGGATATAAGTTGATAACGATGCTTCACTTGTCATTCCGAATAATTGTGTTATGGCCACCGTGAATCTTTCTGATATCTCAACTACTACTTCTGACTATTATACTTTTTCCGGTCATGTATTAGTTAAATAGTCTAATTAACTACGACAACCTTAATTCTAACAAGCAATCCCATAACCATAAGTGATCGATAGAAGAACGACATATATTCaagtttcatatatatcttttgattCACCTACCATTCAGTTTTACAAAATTCCAATGTGTGACAAGctatttcatcaaaaaaaaaaaaaNaaaaaaaaaaaaaaatctcattttattaacaaaaaggtAACATTTTACCATTTACAGGttaagttattaatttgttccgcacatctttttctttttatttacaaaaaactGATCTTGATCATCGATCAAACTCTTTATTTTCAATAGATATATCTTTATGAACACTGATTAGGTTTTATTTAGATCTTGTTAGTCACCAAGTTAAAAACATACTTTACGAGAATTGTTGTAAAACAATAATATGCCTTAAAAAAACTCGACCTATACTACTACTGCCTTGAAATATACAATACCACTAAAC
The sequence above is a segment of the Camelina sativa cultivar DH55 chromosome 10, Cs, whole genome shotgun sequence genome. Coding sequences within it:
- the LOC104716368 gene encoding peroxidase 50-like, whose product is MAAVNRTSLLLLLISLFLVLNLASAQLRRNFYAGSCPNVEQIVRNAVQKKVQQTFTTIPATLRLYFHDCFVNGCDASVMIASTNNNKAEKDHEENLSLAGDGFDTVIKAKEALDAVANCRNKVSCADILTMATRDVVNLAGGPKYDVELGRLDGLSSTAASVGGKLPHPTDNVNQLTSLFAKNGLSLNDMIALSGAHTLGFAHCTKVFNRIYSFNKTTKVDPTVNKAYVTELKASCPQNIDPRVAINMDPTTPRQFDNVYYKNLQQGKGLFTSDQDLFTDRRSKPTVDLWASNAQLFNQAFVNSMIKLGRVGVKTGNNGNIRRDCGAFN